In Leucobacter denitrificans, the genomic window GGCGACCGCGGGTGCGGCACGCGTGATGACGTGGCCCCTGCGCCCGTTCCTATTGTGGATCAACCACATTGCGAACCGCCTCGTGAAAGCGTCAGGCGTCGAACCCGTCGAAAAGGCTGCCGCCGGCGGACAGGATGCGGACACGATCCAGCAACTCGTCACGCACTCGCGCGCGGCCGGGTCGCTCGACGATCAGTTCGCCGAACCTATCTCGCGCACCATCGCGCTCGGCGCCCTCACCATGGGTGACCTCGTGAACACCGAGCAGCGCCCAACCTCGGTATCTTCGAGCGCGACCGTTGCTGACTTGCAGCTCGCGGCCGCGACATCAGGTCACCTCCGCATTCTGGTCGGTGACGGCCCGAACTGTCGAGTGGCCCACGTGCGAGATACGCTCACCATCACACCCGAGACGCGTGCCGAGAGCATCGCTCGGCAACCGCTCGTGCTCACCCCAGAAGACTCCGCGTACGACGCGCTCGCCACGATGCGCAAGCAGAGGGAGCAGCTCGCTCTCGTCGTGGGTGACAACCGCTTATTCGGCGTCATCACGCTCGACGACCTGCTGCGTGAGGTGCTGCCCGGATCCACCGACACCGGCGAGGTCGGAGTCGAGATACAACCGGAGAAAGAAATTCGCAACCTCTAGCGTGGCTTGGTGCGTGCGGGTTAGTGTCTCTGCATGAGTCACGTACCTGAGCACCATTCCATCAACTACGTCGAGATAACGGTCACCGACCTTGAGCGCGCAAAGCAGTTCTACACGAACGCGTTCAACTGGGTCTTCAAGGATTACGGCCCCACATATGCCGCAATTCTTGGACCGAGCGGATTCGATGAGGTCGGCGGGTTACTGGTCGCCGAGAAACCACGGCCGACCGGCGGCCCGTTCGTGCTGCTGTACTCGGCGAACCTCGACGCGTCAGCCGCCGCGATCGTTGCGGCAGGTGGCGAGGTTACAGAGGGGCCATACGAGTTCCCGGGAGGGCGCAGGCTCCACTTCACTGACCCCTCAGGCAACGAGCTCGGGGTGTGGGCTGAGCACTAGGCGTTTGCGAGTGCTGTGCGCCCGTTGAGTGGTCACTTTGGTGCGCCTCCGAGATAAGAAGCGCACCGAAGCGACAACTGAACAGTGAGTTAGTTCAACGCGAAGCCAAAATTACCCGAGGCGGCGCTCGTCAATCGTGGTTTCGAGTGTGGCGCCGTTGAGCACAAGGTACAACTGCCCCTCTGTGGCTGAGCAGGTGAGTGTGTTGCGCCGCTCAAGCGAATCCGCGGCCGCATCGATGAACCTTCGGTCGAATGCTCGCACGGCGATGCCCTCCGCTCGGTGGATCGTCTTCCCCGCCCACGACCCGAGTAGCTGATCGACGTCACGGTGTGTGTACACAGCAGCGGAGCCAGCGAGCTTCGAGCCGTGGTGCAGCCGCGCGGCGTCGGGTGCACCCACTTCGATCCACTTTGTGATCTGCCCGGTAAGATCGCGCACGAGCAGCGCTGGTTCATCAGTTGACGAGACTCCCCCGGCACCGAACGCGATGCCCTCCTCGTATTCGAGCAGGTAAGCGAGCACACGGGTCACCATATAGGCGTCGGTTTCTGAGGGGTGCCGGGCGACACGTAGCGAAAGTTGCTCGTAGACCTCGCGATCCACATCTGAAAGTTCAACCTCGAATGTGTGGATCGTCGCACCTATCGTCATGGTGTACGAGCTTATCGCGGGCGGTCGCGCTGCCCACGCAATCCCCTACGCCTCGTCCCATCCTTCTTGCGGCACCGTGCAGCGCTCGCGGAAGACGAACTGCGACGGCGGCTTGCGCTCGCGGCTCGACCAGTCGATGACCGGGCGACTCGGCTGCTCAGGCACGTACCCGAGCCGATACAGCGCCATGAGTTCGAGGTCGTCGGGCACCTCGAGCAGCTCGGTCAGTCGTTTCCACTGCGAGGGCATCTCCATCGGAAACGAGATGAACTGAATGCCCATGCCGAGTTCGACGGTGGTGAGCCAGATGTTCTCCATCGCGGCGCCGAGACTGAACTGGCAGTAGAAATCGGCGAGCGGGTGCGCGTTGCGCTCAGCACGGTCGAGCATCACCCCGAAGATCAGCGGCGACCCCGCGACAAGCTTGCGGTTCTCCTCGCCGAGCGTCTGCGGCACGCGAAGCGCCCGCATCGCGGTCACTCCGGCCGGGGTGAACACCGCCTTGGTGAACGGGCGCAAAGCTGCGGGCAGCTTGTCGAAGTACATGCCCGATCGGTGCTCCGCCATCTCCTCTGCGCTAAACCTGAAGTGGTGCCGGTAGCGCTTGAAGAACGAGCCCTCAGAGATCACTGCGGTCATCGACTCGCCGCTCACGCGCGCGATGGTGTCGATCGTGTCGCGATCCTCAATCACCACGAACCGCCACGGCTGACTGTTGAACTGCGACGGCGCCGAGGCCGCCGCCTTGATGAGTAACTGCTGGTGATCCTCCGACACCTTGTCGGGCAAGAACGGTCCGTTCGTTGTGCGACGGCCGAACAGTGCGTCGAGAAATTCCACGGGGGCTCCTTTCGGGAGGCGGGTCGGAAGCGTGGGTCGGCGTTCAGGTGGTTACGGGTGAGAGATCCACACCCCGAGCGCAGCGAGATAACAGGGCGCCGCGCTCAGGCCGACCGCCGCGTGGCGTGCGGTGTGTCTGCGAACCGGAGTGGTGACGAACGGCAGCAGCGCGAGCGGCACGAGCGCGACGACGAGCAGCGCGGCGCGCACCCAGTGAGCGGGCACGGCCGCAACGATCGCGACCACGGTGAGCGCGGCCGTCACCACGAACAGCGCCGTGTGCCAGCGCCGGTTGATGCGTCGGCCGCGAAGGCTCAACGTGCCAACCGTGACGGTCGCGAGGTAGGCAAGCACCGCAAGCGGCGTGAATGGAATTGCCTGCATGATCTGCAAGAACGCCCTCCCGCCTTTGGCAGCGCCCGGCCGCGGCCCGGTGCTGTGAGTTGTTTCGAGTGAACCGGTCGGGGCCGGGTTGTGTCAAGGGGTTCCCCTGAGGGCGCCACGGGGTGTTCGATAGGGAGATGACCGCCCGCATACTCTCGATCGGCACCGCGGTGCCAGGCCCGCCGTTCGACCAGGCCGCGGCACGAGACCTCTTCGCCGCGCAACCCGGCATCGACCGGCTCGCCGCGCGGCTCATCCACTCGGCGTTCGACCATTCGGCGATCGAGACTCGGCACGCGGTCATTGGGGGCCAAGGCGCCGGTGGTGGATCGGGTCCCGGCGAGCCCGTGCTCGGTGGATCTGCACAGAGTGGATCCGCACAAAGTGGATCAGAGCTCTGGCACCCCGCCTTCGTCGACGACAGCGGGGTGATTCGCACACCCACGACCGGCGAGCGAAACGCGATCTACCGCGCTGAGGCGCCTGCGCTGTTTGCGGACGCGGCGCGATCCGCCCTCTCGGAGGCCGAGTTCACCCCGGGCGAGGTGTCCCACGTCGTGACCGCCTCGTGCACCGGGTTCTTCTCACCGGGCCCCGACTTTCTGCTCGTGCGCGACCTCGGGCTCGCGACCACGGTCCCACGCACGCACATTGGTTTCATGGGGTGCTCGGCGGCGTTCCCCGCCCTGCGCACTGCGTCGCAGATCTGTGCTGCCGACCCCTCGGCCGTCGTGCTCGTGGTGTGTGCTGAGATTTGCTCGATCCACCTGCGATCGTCGACCGACACCGAGCAGATCGTCGCCTCTGCGGTCTTCGCCGATGGTGCCGCCGCGGCCGTCGTCGTGGGTGCCGACCACGCAACCCCGCCCGCGAGCCCCTCGCTCCAACTCGGCGAATTCAACACCTTCATCACCGACGAGGGTGAGGGCGACATGGACTGGACCGTCGGCGACCAGGGATTCGAGATGCGCCTCACGGCAAATGTGCCGCGCATCATCGGGCGCGAGATCGCGGGCGTCGCGGCGCAACTGCCCGGAATTGAGTTCTCCGATGCGTGGGCCGTGCACCCGGGTGGGCGCAGCGTGCTCGACCGCGCGCAGGCCGGTCTCGGGTTGCGTGATGACGCTCTGGATCACTCGCGCGCCGTGCTGCGCGAGTACGGCAACATGTCGAGCGCGACCGTGCTGTTTATATTGCGTCGGCTGCTGCGCGACGACTCGCTGCGCGACGGCGCGCAGGTCGCGGGGCTCGCGTTCGGGCCCGGGCTGACGGTCGAGGCTGCGCGGTTCGTCAGGCAGGCGGGGTGAACGGTATCGAGGGCGTAGGCGGTGTGAGCGATAACGAGCGGCTGAACACGGCGTCGCGGGGATTTCTAGCGAGCCTCGACACACGCGATACCCGCCTCACCGAACTCATGGATAACCCCGCCTGCGACAAGCGCGAGCTCCGCCGCACCCTTGAGCGGTTTCGGTTGATCAATCGCC contains:
- a CDS encoding CNNM domain-containing protein is translated as MSWWMVTIITVALIVASAFFVIVEFALLAARRHRLEAEADESRAARAALRSMNELTVMLAFAQLGITICTFLLGAVTKPALDYALSPVLTAWGWPYVVADITAFMIALIIVTFLHLVIGEMAPKSWAIAHPEVAAKATAGAARVMTWPLRPFLLWINHIANRLVKASGVEPVEKAAAGGQDADTIQQLVTHSRAAGSLDDQFAEPISRTIALGALTMGDLVNTEQRPTSVSSSATVADLQLAAATSGHLRILVGDGPNCRVAHVRDTLTITPETRAESIARQPLVLTPEDSAYDALATMRKQREQLALVVGDNRLFGVITLDDLLREVLPGSTDTGEVGVEIQPEKEIRNL
- a CDS encoding VOC family protein yields the protein MSHVPEHHSINYVEITVTDLERAKQFYTNAFNWVFKDYGPTYAAILGPSGFDEVGGLLVAEKPRPTGGPFVLLYSANLDASAAAIVAAGGEVTEGPYEFPGGRRLHFTDPSGNELGVWAEH
- a CDS encoding YaeQ family protein, encoding MTIGATIHTFEVELSDVDREVYEQLSLRVARHPSETDAYMVTRVLAYLLEYEEGIAFGAGGVSSTDEPALLVRDLTGQITKWIEVGAPDAARLHHGSKLAGSAAVYTHRDVDQLLGSWAGKTIHRAEGIAVRAFDRRFIDAAADSLERRNTLTCSATEGQLYLVLNGATLETTIDERRLG
- a CDS encoding nitroreductase family protein — encoded protein: MEFLDALFGRRTTNGPFLPDKVSEDHQQLLIKAAASAPSQFNSQPWRFVVIEDRDTIDTIARVSGESMTAVISEGSFFKRYRHHFRFSAEEMAEHRSGMYFDKLPAALRPFTKAVFTPAGVTAMRALRVPQTLGEENRKLVAGSPLIFGVMLDRAERNAHPLADFYCQFSLGAAMENIWLTTVELGMGIQFISFPMEMPSQWKRLTELLEVPDDLELMALYRLGYVPEQPSRPVIDWSSRERKPPSQFVFRERCTVPQEGWDEA
- a CDS encoding type III polyketide synthase is translated as MTARILSIGTAVPGPPFDQAAARDLFAAQPGIDRLAARLIHSAFDHSAIETRHAVIGGQGAGGGSGPGEPVLGGSAQSGSAQSGSELWHPAFVDDSGVIRTPTTGERNAIYRAEAPALFADAARSALSEAEFTPGEVSHVVTASCTGFFSPGPDFLLVRDLGLATTVPRTHIGFMGCSAAFPALRTASQICAADPSAVVLVVCAEICSIHLRSSTDTEQIVASAVFADGAAAAVVVGADHATPPASPSLQLGEFNTFITDEGEGDMDWTVGDQGFEMRLTANVPRIIGREIAGVAAQLPGIEFSDAWAVHPGGRSVLDRAQAGLGLRDDALDHSRAVLREYGNMSSATVLFILRRLLRDDSLRDGAQVAGLAFGPGLTVEAARFVRQAG